Genomic DNA from Caldicellulosiruptoraceae bacterium PP1:
TATCCTCTCTTTTGTCTGAAAGTGGGAATAAGTATCTTACAACTTGAGGTAGCTCTTCACTTATGTATGTGAAATACTTCTGTCCATATGCCATATCTGTGTAAAAACTCAGTGCTGCTGAAGGCATTACAACTGCTATATTTTTTTCTTCAGCATATCTTTCAATGTTTGTTCTTCTCATCCACATTGTATGGTCATCTGAAGCACCATGGAGTAAATATAGTGTTTTTAGTTTTTTCTCTCTGTTATAATAGTTTTGATTTCCTCCATATATATCTCCAAATGTTTTTGTTGGAACAAATACAGTAATCTGAGTATGCATCATAAGACTTTCTGATAAAAATGAACATTCAATAAATGCCATAAATAACACCCCTTTTTTAAATTTATAGAGAAATCAAATAATAAGAAATGTATTATATGTAGTCTATAATATTTTTACAACTTTGGAAAGTATAAATCTTTGCTTTTTTTAATTTATTCAACGTTGTTTTTTGTTCATTAAAAGATTTACTGATAAATATTTCACTTCTATTTTTCGACATTCTTTTTTACTTTTTTCCAATCAACAAAAAAATCTAAACTTCTGTTAGTATCTATAAGGGTTTTATGAAATTCTTCTATTACATTTTCAAAATTGGTCTTTTGCAATTTCTCCAAATAAAATTCCTTCATGATATCCTCCCTAACTAAAATTTCTTATTATCAATTCATTAATATCTCCTCTCTTATTCCCATTGCTGTTAATGTTTCTTTTGGCTTTTATCCTTTCAATAAAAAACCCATTATAAAGTTCATCAAAAAAATTATCATCTTGATCTACATTTTTGGGATCTGAATTGCTCAAAATTATATATGCACCTTTTTTATCCATTTCTTTAAAATACT
This window encodes:
- a CDS encoding DpnII family type II restriction endonuclease, whose protein sequence is MKEFYLEKLQKTNFENVIEEFHKTLIDTNRSLDFFVDWKKVKKNVEK